The genomic window GGATGTCCTTCATGGGGGTCCCTGCTTCCAGGCCCATGTACTGGAGCGCGCGCTCGGCCGCAGCCTTGGCGTTCTCGTCGCCGAAGTCTTCAGGGGACGGGACCTTGGCCGAAAGGGAAACACCCTGGCCCGGGTTGGTACCCCAGGTCACGAACGGCTCCAGGGTGTCGGCGTCCAGGTCCACCTCGACGTCGAACCTCGCGTCCTCGTCGGTGTGCAGCGTGTTCCAGTACTCGACGGCGGCGTCCCAGTCGGCGCCTTCGGGCGCATGGGGCCGGCCCTGCATGTAGTCGTAGGTGGTTTGGTCTGGAGCCACCATGCCTGCCCGGGCACCGGCCTCGATGGACATGTTGCAGATGGTCATGCGGGCGTCCATGGACAGTGCCCGGATGGCGGAACCACGGTATTCCAGGACATAGCCCTGGCCACCGCCGGTGCCGATCTTGGCAATGACGGCCAGGATGATGTCCTTGGCCGTGACACCGGAACGAAGGGTTCCTTCAACGTTGATGGCCATGGTCTTGAACGGCTTCAGGGACAGCGTCTGGGTTGCCATGACGTGCTCAACCTCGGACGTGCCGATGCCCATGGCCAAGGCACCGAAGGCTCCGTGCGTTGAGGTGTGGGAGTCGCCGCAAACCACAGTCATGCCCGGCTGGGTCAGCCCCAGCTGCGGTCCGACGACGTGCACGATCCCCTGTTCCTTGTCACCCAGGGAGTGCAGGCGTACGCCGAATTCCTTGCAGTTGGCCCGCAGCGTTTCAATCTGGGTGCGGCTGGTGAGGTCGGCAATTGGCTTGTCGATGTCCAGCGTGGGAGTGTTGTGGTCCTCGGTGGCGATGGTGAGGTCGACACGGCGCAGCGGCCGCCCGGCCAGCCGCAGGCCTTCAAAAGCCTGCGGTGAGGTCACTTCGTGGACCAGGTGAAGGTCGATGAAGAGAAGATCGGGCTGGGCGTTGGCTCCTTCGCCTTCACCTTTGCGCACTACGTGCGCGTCCCAGACTTTCTCGGCCAGTGTCTTTCCCACGGCCTGCTCCCTTCACTGCGTTTGGCTTGTTGCGTTGTTCTTTGTCCACTGAAGCAGCATCGCTGCGATATAGGCCAGCTAAAGAACTTGCATCTCAGATATTGAGACGGCAATATCATTACATGGACAATTCTAGTGGAGTCGGTGTCATTGATAAAGCGGCCCAGGTTCTCGACGCCCTCGAGGCCGGGCCTACGACACTCGCGCAACTTGTAGCGGCTACGGGCCTTGCCCGGCCCACGGTTCACCGGCTCGCGCTGGCGCTGGTACATCACCGTCTGGTGAGCCGCGACATCCAAGGACGCTTCGTCCTGGGCAGCCGCCTGGTGGAGTTGGCCTCGGCCGCCGGTGAAGACAGGCTGATCGCCTCCGCTGGACCGGTCCTCATCCAGTTGCGCGACGCCACCGGTGAAAGCGCCCAGATTTTCCGCAGGCAAGGTGACTGGCGTGTCTGCGTGGCATCAGCCGAACGCCCCATTGGCTTGCGCGACACCATTCCTGTTGGCACGCAGCTGTCCATGAAGGCCGGCTCCGCCGCCCAGGTCCTGCTGGCATGGGAGGACCACGACAGGCTCCTGGAAGGGCTGCAAAACGCCCGCTTTACGCCCACCGTACTGGCGGGAGTACGACGCCGGGGCTGGGGTCAGAGCCTCGGCGAACGCGAGCCTGGAGTCGCCTCGGTTTCCGCTCCCGTCCGCGGACCGTCCGGCCGGGTCATTGCGGCCGTCTCGATTTCTGGTCCCATTGAGCGGCTGACCCGCCAGCCGGGCCGCCTGCACGCCGAAGTAGTTTGCAACGCCGCCCGGGTGCTCACCGAAGCGCTGCGGAAGAACAACGACTAGGTCCGCCATGGAGAACTACGCCGTCTTCCTCCGCGGCATCAACGTCGGTGGCATCAACATCAAGATGGCCGAGCTCAAAGCCGCCCTCCAGAATTATCCGTTCGCCAAGGTCAAGACCCTTCTGGCCAGCGGAAACGTGGTGCTGCAAAGTGAACTCAGCGCCCGGGAAGTCAAGAAGCAGTTCGAGCAATGCCTGCGAACGAGCTTCGACTACGACGCCTGGGTGGTGGTGCTCACAGCAGCGCGCGTTGGCGAACTGGTGGATGCCTGCCCCTATCCGGCTGACGATAAGTCCACGCACAGCTACATAACGCTGGCTTCCGATACCGCCATGCTCGATGAACTCTTTGAGGCCGGCGAAGCCCTGGGCGGCGTGGAACAGGTGCGGCTCGGACCCGAAGCATCGGCGTGGCTGGCCCCGGCAGGCGGCACGTTGGACAGCCCCTTCAGCAAGCTCTCCGCCAAATCACGTTACAAAGCCAGTACAACCACCCGGAACCTGCGCACCCTCATCAAAGTCAGGGATGCAGCAGCAGCCCTCTAGCTCAGCGACTCCGGCTCAACGATTCCAGCTCAGCGTACTGGGGCAGAACGTGCCACCTTCAGTGCAGCGTTGAAGGCCTTCTGCCGCGTGATCTCTACGTCCACCGGCTCCACGATCCGTTGCCCGGCAACGGCAGCCACTGCGGCCTTCAACCTCTTCGCTGCCCGGGCTGCCCGCGCCTTTGCCGCCCATCCGCCCACAATCCTGCCTGCTATGGCGAGGACGATTCCCAGCAGCACTCCCCCGGCCACCATCAAGGTGGGCCACGGCCAACCCTCAGTCCGCGGCACCTCCGGCACGGGCATCTGGAAGTAGCCCAGCGCCGCCAGCACACCGAGCCAGCCAAGCCCACCAACGGCCAGCACCAAGGCGAGCCACTGGAGCGTGTTGAACAGCACCCACCACAGTGGCCGCTGTGTTGCCTTGAGGTCGGTGCCGGCAATTGCCTGATCCAAGGCATCGGGCAGTTGTTCCCTGCCGTCGCGTGCGGCTGCGCGGATTGCTGCGCGCCACGGCCCCGGAGCACCAGCGGACGCCGCATCCGCGAAATCCCTGACGGCAGCATCGGTGCGTGCCCGCTCCGGCGCGCTGGCCGGAGGCAGTGAGGTCCTGCTTAGTTCGGGACGGGTGTCCTTTCGCCCCAGGTTCAGCCTCCGCAAGGGGTCCGGTCGGAACCGAAGCAACCAACGCGTCACCGGCCACCCCGTCCTTCGGGCTGATTCCCTTGCGAAGGACCTTTGGACCGCGTCCACCACCACCGGTACGTTTGCCGCCGTCGCCAGTTCGGATGCCAGCCGCGCCTTGGCGCCCGCTGTGATGCCGTGGGCTTCACCGTCGCCGGACGCGATTGCCAATTCCGTACCTGCTTTGAGGACGTCCGCTGCCAGCCTCCGCGTTGTTGCTTCCCGTTGGACCACGACGTTCCTGATGGCCGCACGGACGGCAGGGACGCCGTCGCCCGTCAGCGCTGACGCACCCACTACACGGACGCTGCCCAGACCGTCACGGGCCAGGATGCCTTTCAGGGACTCCATGACTGCAGAAGCGTCGCCCGCGCTGAGCTTGTCCATCTGGTTCAGGACCACCAGGGTGACGGCCCCGTGGGAAGCCATGGGCCGAAGGAAGTCGTTGTGCACGGCGGCATCGGCGTACTTTTGCGGGTCCAGGACCCACACCAGGACATCCACCATGCCCACCATGCGCTGCGCGATCTCCCGGTTTTCCTCCCTGGTGGAGTCGAAGTCCGGAAGATCCATGAGAACCAGGCCGGTGTCAGCGTCGGCCAACCCAGGGACCGAGGGCAGCGCGTGGCGTTCCTTGACATCGAGCCAGTCGAGCAGCGGGCCACTGCCCTCCTCACCCCATATTCCCGCCAGCGGCGCCGAGGTGGTGGGGTGCCGCGCCGTCGCTGTTGCGAGGTCGCTTCCTGACACGGCATTGAACAGAGAGGACTTCCCGCTCCCGGTAGCCCCAAAAAATCCCACCACCGTGTGTCCGGCCGATAAGGAGCGCCTGGAGGTGGCTCGCTCCAAGACCTCGTAGACCGATTGAAGGTTCTCGTCCGGAAGCACGCCTTCTGCGAGTTCGCGGGCCGTATTAAGGGCCTCCAGCCTGCGCTGCAACTGGGAGGCCTCGCGGACCTGGCCGTGGCGGCTCATGCGGCTCCTGCCAAGCGGCGCAGGGTCTTGGCATGTCCGGCCAACTGGTTCCCGGAACGCGGATGCACCGCTTCAAGGCGGTCCAGGAAACGCTGCCGTTCATCATCCAATAGCCGCTGGCACTGCGTGTGCAGGTCATCCCGGGCTTGCTGTGCAAGGCGACGCACGGCATCCTCACCGAACACCGCCTCCAGCAGCTTCTGACCCACTACGGCCGTACCGCCGGCGATGCCGATCTCCAGCCCGCTCAAGCCCGCAGTCATGGAGAACACCACTACCATCAGCGCAGCGCCCAGGCCATTCACGCCAAAGGACAACCAGCGCGCCTGGGTTCGCTTTCCCTGCCCTTGGGTTCGGATCATCCCCATCAGCCCTTCCTGCCAGGAGCGGATGGCGGCTGCGGATTTTGCATCGAAACCTTCGCTTGTTCCGGAGAGGTCATCGGCACCAAGCAGGTGCCGGCCGGCCGATCCGGATCGCCAACGGCTGTCCACGTTCTCTGCTGCGTTGGTCGCTTCATCCAGGATCACAGCCTGCAGTCCGGTCTCGATGGCGGTCTCCACTTTCACCGCAGGGGCAGGCTCCCCCCGAAAGAACGCCCCCATACGGTCCCTCATCCGCCCGATATTCTGCTCCAGGGCCCGGAAAAACTCTCCAGTGCCCACAAAGTCCTGCCACCGGGCCAGTACTTCGCCACGCAAGAGTGCGCCATCCTTGGTGGCCTCAAGAATGCGGGAAAGGGCGTCTTCATATTCCAGGATGCACATCTTCCGGAGTTCATCCGCAGCAGCATCCTGTGCTGACGCTGCCCCGGCGATGCCCTCCAACCGGACGCCGACGGCTTTGACGGCTCCATCAAGGGTGCGCCGGGCGACGTCCGCCCGGCCCGCCGCATTCGCTGCCAGCGCTGCGAGCCACTCACGCAGCGCTGCCACCGATTCATCCGGGAGCATGCCCAGATCGTCCAAGGCGCTTTCCGGCACGACAAAGAGCTCTGCCTCGGCAAGCCCCTGCCGGTCCAGCATGGCTTTGAGGTCTGCCCGTACTTCTTCTTCCGCCGCCGCCGGCACCCGGTCCAGGACCACGGCCACGGTGATATCGCGCGACGCCGCGTCCAGGAGCAGCCGCCAGGGAACGGCATCGGCATAGCGGTTGGCGGTGGTGACAAACACCCAGAGATCCGCCGCGGCGAGCAACTGCCCGGCAAGCCTGCGGTTGTCATCGGAAATTGAGTCGACATCAGGTGCGTCCAGGAGCGCGATGCCCTGAGGCACAGCGTCATGGCCCACCAGTACCAGAGAGGTGATCGCTTGGGCGTCCGGAGCGGCGCCTGCCTCGGTGGCGGGCACTGGACGCGAGGAAACAGTCCCCCGGATGCGCTCAAGGCTGGGAAGAATCCGGTGGCCTTCGAACCAGCCGGCGTCCTGGGGATGATGCAGGAGGATGGGTTGGCGCGTGGTTGGCCTGATGGCCCCGGCCCGCGTCACGGGATATCCCACCAGCGCGTTGACCAGCGTGGATTTCCCCGCACCCGTGGAACCGCCGACGACGGCCAGCAGCGGAGCGTCGAGGCTGCGGTAGCGGGGAATGATGTAATCATCGAGTTGCGCCAGCGATTCACGGATCCATTGACGGGCCTCGGGAGCATCCTGGATCGCGAGTGGAAGGGTGGTGAGCGCCAATTCGGCACGGGCAGCTTCCAAGGCCTCGACGGCGGCTGCCGCGCCTTGAGCTACGGGGGCTTTCCGGAGAGCTGCCGGGTCTTCGTTTGCGGTCACAGCATCATCATGCCAGCCGGATCCACCTTCGGGGCGCGCGGCTGGCGCCATGTGCATAACGGAGGCAAAAAGAAATCCCCCGGAACCGTGGTTCCGGGGGATTCTGTGGTGACCCCAGCGGGATTCGAACCCGCGTTACCGCCGTGAGAGGGCGGCGTACTAGGCCGCTATACGATGGGGCCTTGCACTTTATTCACCGTTTCCGGTGATCAAGCTGAATGAGTATTTCATATATTCAGCTTCTCTCCAAATCGCTTCAGCGACTCGGAGGTTCCGATTTTCCAGCGAATTCACGCGGATAATCAGAGCTGGGATACCAGGACTCGAACCTAGAATGACGGTACCAGAAACCGTAGTGTTGCCAATTACACCATATCCCAAAGTGACTTTTGGACCGGAGTTCCGCGCTTCGGTTTCCCTCTGCTTTTCCCTCCGTGCCCCTCAGCACGAGTAATGACTCTACCGGAGTCTTGCCACCTGCACAAATCGAGAAGCCGTTACCTGCATCACACGATTCTTTACTGCCCGGCAGCGGGCTTAGACCGCAGTCGAAGCCTTCATCAGCAACCGCGACAATGAGTCCACTTGCCGGCCCGCGAACTCCTCCACGACCTCTCCTGTCCTGTTAAGCCACACGCCAACCAAACCTGCCGCCGTCGCGCCGTCGGCGTCCAGCAGCCTGTTGTCGCCGACATACAGGGTCTCCCCTGGAGCAGTGCCGAGCAGACGCACACCCTCAAGGTAAATGGCGGGATCCGGCTTGGGCACGCCCACCGTATCCGTTCCCACCAGGACCTTGATCCTGGAAAGGCCGGCGCCATCGAGTTTGGCCCGCTGGTAGTCGTGCACGTTGTTGCTCACGGCACCATAAGGGACACCCGCGGCATCAAGGGCATCCAGCACCCCTGCCACATCTTCAAAGGCCCTCACATACGCCGTCTGGCGCTGGTGGTACTCAGCCACCCATGCCTGTGCATCCTCGCCGTCGTCGAGCTCCACGCCAAAGTGACCCAAAGCAGCCCTGCCGCGAAGCAGGCGCTGCTCGTTGAAGGTCAGCTCCCCGGCCAGGTATCGGTCATAGAAGTGCGTGGTCTCGTGGGTGAAGATGCGGCCGAACTTCACCCACCCGGCCTGGTCCAGGCCGGGCAGGAGATGTTCGCTGACGTCACGCAATGCTGTGGTCATGGCGTACTCGAGGTCCACCAGGGTGTCATCGATGTCGAAGAGGACACCGCGGATAGTGCCGAAGGAGCTTGCGATCGCCATGACGTGTGCCGCCCTTAGCCGCGGAAGGCGCGAACACGGGCCAAGGAAGAATCCTTGCCCAGGATCACCATTGACTCGAACAAAGGCGGGGAGATGCGGCGGCCGGAGATGGCAGTGCGCACGGGACCGAAAGCGGCGCGGGGCTTGATCCCAAGGTCTTCCACGAGTGCCTGCTTCAGGGCAGTCTGGATGTTCTCGGCAGTCCAGTCCCCGATGGGCTCAAGCGCGGCCAGGGCAGCGTCAAGGACCTCGTCCAGATTGGCAGGGAGCCCCTTCCGGGCGTCATCCGCCACGTCAATGGCGTCGTCGGCCTTGAAGAGGAACGCCAGCATCTCGGGAGCCTCGCCAAGAAGGGTGATGCGCTCCTGGAC from Arthrobacter sp. StoSoilB20 includes these protein-coding regions:
- the leuC gene encoding 3-isopropylmalate dehydratase large subunit yields the protein MGKTLAEKVWDAHVVRKGEGEGANAQPDLLFIDLHLVHEVTSPQAFEGLRLAGRPLRRVDLTIATEDHNTPTLDIDKPIADLTSRTQIETLRANCKEFGVRLHSLGDKEQGIVHVVGPQLGLTQPGMTVVCGDSHTSTHGAFGALAMGIGTSEVEHVMATQTLSLKPFKTMAINVEGTLRSGVTAKDIILAVIAKIGTGGGQGYVLEYRGSAIRALSMDARMTICNMSIEAGARAGMVAPDQTTYDYMQGRPHAPEGADWDAAVEYWNTLHTDEDARFDVEVDLDADTLEPFVTWGTNPGQGVSLSAKVPSPEDFGDENAKAAAERALQYMGLEAGTPMKDIRVDTVFLGSCTNSRIEDLRAAADIIRGREKDPQVRMLVVPGSARVRLEAEAEGLDKVFKEFGAEWRFAGCSMCLGMNPDQLEPGERCASTSNRNFEGRQGKGGRTHLVSPVVAAATAVRGTLSSPSDLESATAGSLTGTAV
- a CDS encoding dynamin family protein; protein product: MTANEDPAALRKAPVAQGAAAAVEALEAARAELALTTLPLAIQDAPEARQWIRESLAQLDDYIIPRYRSLDAPLLAVVGGSTGAGKSTLVNALVGYPVTRAGAIRPTTRQPILLHHPQDAGWFEGHRILPSLERIRGTVSSRPVPATEAGAAPDAQAITSLVLVGHDAVPQGIALLDAPDVDSISDDNRRLAGQLLAAADLWVFVTTANRYADAVPWRLLLDAASRDITVAVVLDRVPAAAEEEVRADLKAMLDRQGLAEAELFVVPESALDDLGMLPDESVAALREWLAALAANAAGRADVARRTLDGAVKAVGVRLEGIAGAASAQDAAADELRKMCILEYEDALSRILEATKDGALLRGEVLARWQDFVGTGEFFRALEQNIGRMRDRMGAFFRGEPAPAVKVETAIETGLQAVILDEATNAAENVDSRWRSGSAGRHLLGADDLSGTSEGFDAKSAAAIRSWQEGLMGMIRTQGQGKRTQARWLSFGVNGLGAALMVVVFSMTAGLSGLEIGIAGGTAVVGQKLLEAVFGEDAVRRLAQQARDDLHTQCQRLLDDERQRFLDRLEAVHPRSGNQLAGHAKTLRRLAGAA
- a CDS encoding GTPase codes for the protein MSRHGQVREASQLQRRLEALNTARELAEGVLPDENLQSVYEVLERATSRRSLSAGHTVVGFFGATGSGKSSLFNAVSGSDLATATARHPTTSAPLAGIWGEEGSGPLLDWLDVKERHALPSVPGLADADTGLVLMDLPDFDSTREENREIAQRMVGMVDVLVWVLDPQKYADAAVHNDFLRPMASHGAVTLVVLNQMDKLSAGDASAVMESLKGILARDGLGSVRVVGASALTGDGVPAVRAAIRNVVVQREATTRRLAADVLKAGTELAIASGDGEAHGITAGAKARLASELATAANVPVVVDAVQRSFARESARRTGWPVTRWLLRFRPDPLRRLNLGRKDTRPELSRTSLPPASAPERARTDAAVRDFADAASAGAPGPWRAAIRAAARDGREQLPDALDQAIAGTDLKATQRPLWWVLFNTLQWLALVLAVGGLGWLGVLAALGYFQMPVPEVPRTEGWPWPTLMVAGGVLLGIVLAIAGRIVGGWAAKARAARAAKRLKAAVAAVAGQRIVEPVDVEITRQKAFNAALKVARSAPVR
- a CDS encoding DUF1697 domain-containing protein, whose protein sequence is MENYAVFLRGINVGGINIKMAELKAALQNYPFAKVKTLLASGNVVLQSELSAREVKKQFEQCLRTSFDYDAWVVVLTAARVGELVDACPYPADDKSTHSYITLASDTAMLDELFEAGEALGGVEQVRLGPEASAWLAPAGGTLDSPFSKLSAKSRYKASTTTRNLRTLIKVRDAAAAL
- a CDS encoding IclR family transcriptional regulator; translated protein: MDNSSGVGVIDKAAQVLDALEAGPTTLAQLVAATGLARPTVHRLALALVHHRLVSRDIQGRFVLGSRLVELASAAGEDRLIASAGPVLIQLRDATGESAQIFRRQGDWRVCVASAERPIGLRDTIPVGTQLSMKAGSAAQVLLAWEDHDRLLEGLQNARFTPTVLAGVRRRGWGQSLGEREPGVASVSAPVRGPSGRVIAAVSISGPIERLTRQPGRLHAEVVCNAARVLTEALRKNND
- a CDS encoding HAD family hydrolase; translation: MAIASSFGTIRGVLFDIDDTLVDLEYAMTTALRDVSEHLLPGLDQAGWVKFGRIFTHETTHFYDRYLAGELTFNEQRLLRGRAALGHFGVELDDGEDAQAWVAEYHQRQTAYVRAFEDVAGVLDALDAAGVPYGAVSNNVHDYQRAKLDGAGLSRIKVLVGTDTVGVPKPDPAIYLEGVRLLGTAPGETLYVGDNRLLDADGATAAGLVGVWLNRTGEVVEEFAGRQVDSLSRLLMKASTAV